Sequence from the Pedobacter sp. D749 genome:
CGGTACCAGAGGCATCACTAAACCCAACTTTTTCGGTATTCACCAGTTCAGCTATCATTTCCACAGGTATATTCAGCACAATTTTATGGTTAGCAAAATCAGCGGTGAGTGTCTCCTCGTTTGTTCTTCTGATGGCGTATTCCAGCGAATGGCTTGCAAAGTGGGTAAACTCAGAAAGAAAACCCACCGTACCCAATGTGCTAACGTCTGATTTGGTTAAACGGTACCTTATCGAATTGCCTTTGATTCTAATTTTCATGTGATATAGGGATTAATATACGCTCATTTGTGGTGTAAATATTGAACCTGTCTTCCCGGAGAAAGCCCAGAAGGGTTATTCCAAATTCGGAAGCCAGTTCTACAGCAAGGCTGGAGGGTGCACCAATTGCGGCCACAATGGAAATACCTGCCATTGCTGCTTTTTGAATCAGTTCAAAACTAGCCCTTCCGCTTAAAAGTAATATACCTTGGTTTAAAGGGAGCAGATCACCAGCTAGTGCTGCACCAATCAATTTATCTAAAGCATTATGCCGACCAACATCCTCCCGGAGCAATAACAGCTCGCCTTCCATTGTAAAAAGGCCTGATGCATGAATGCCTCCCGTTACTGCAAAATTTTGTTGTGCAGCCCTGAGCTGGTTGGGCAGTGTATACAATACCTCCGGCAACAAAGTTATTTCCTGCTCATCAGCAGAATTCGAATAAGGGCATACTGTTCTGATAGCTGCTATAGATCCTTTGCCACAAACCCCGCAGCTCGAGGTGGTGTAAAAGTTACGGTCAGATTTTAAAAGATCAGGAATAAAACCTTCTATTAATTCCACACCGATTATATTTTCTTTATTAAGTTCGCATGGCATGATCAAATGGCTTATATTTTCAACCTGATCCTTACCGGAGATAATGCCTTCAGTAAATAAAAAACCAAGTGCGAGTTCTAAATCCTGACCGGGGGTCCGCATCGTTACAGAAATATTCTTTTGCGTCCTGTTATTTTCCGCACCATATATGATCCTGATTTCCAATGGCTCTTCAACTGAAAGCGTATCAAGCGCTGGAGCGGCAATAGCACCTGAAACTTTTCTCACAGGCATGTGCCTGATCGATAACGATGGAGTATCCCTCATAAATATGTTGGTAAATCAGAAAAAAATTAAGAGCCTGTCTAAAATTAAATAAAATTTAATTCATATGCCAGTCTGAGCGTAGTCGAATATCATTTCAACGCATTAATAAAGCAATCGGCTACGCTAGCAACTCCACATTGGATAGATCTTATAAGAAAGGTCGTCATTGCAATGACGATGCATTGTTTTGAAAAATTGATTTCAGGTAGCTGGTATTGGCGGTGAAATTATATTTTACGTTTGTAGGTTGTTTGGCATCGCGGCTTCGTTCTACCACCAGCCAACCTTTCCAGCCCAAATCATCAAGTGTCTCTTTTACTTTATGGAGATCGATTTTCGGATCGTTTTGTAACCAAAGCCCATCTTCATTGGTCGCATGGATTTGAACAATATTTTTTTTGCCCAAAATTCTAAGCTCTTGATGTAAATCTCTACCATTTTTTATCGCATTAGAGAAATTGAAATAACTTTTAACATGTTTGCAATCAATATCTTTTAACAGTTGTAACTCACCTTTTGCATCTAAAGCACTTTCAATTCCAATAGTAACTCCGGCTCTGGCAGCCATTTTTCCAGCAACTTTTAACCGCTCCACAATAGGTTCGCGGAGTTCTGGGTTTTTAACTAGATCTCCCTGAATACCCAATGGAAGAAAGACCACTTTAATATTCATTGCTTTAGCGGTATCTAAACAGTCCTGAATCATTTTCTGATAAGTTGGTCGTTTGGCAAATGATTGCGCATAAAAACCAGTCATCGCTAAGGAACAGATTTCAAGGTTTAATTCTTTTGCCTTATCCAGGTACTCCTGTCTGATTTTTGGATCGGCTAGTTTATTGTCGAACGTTTCCCGAGCGCCTAAGCCACCCATGTCAATTTCCAGTCCATCAGCACCGATTTCTTTTGCAAGCGGCAAAGCACTGATTTTCTGACGCTTCAAAATCATTAAATCGATGACAGCAACTTTAAAATGTCCCTTTTTCTCTGCTGCTAAAAGCAATTGACCGGGAATCATTAAACTACCTGTTAACAAGGCCATGCTACCAATAAAAGATCTTCTATTTTGATGTTGCATATCCAATTATTTGCTTGTACTTAATGGGAATAACTTCTCCAGGTTTTCGAAGCCCATTACCGCATTTTTAGGGAGTTTTTCGCCCTTATCACCAAAAACATATAAGGCATTTTCTTTTTCGATGGTTACTTTACTTTCAGCATATTTACCGGTCTTATCTTTAACGGCGACAGCATTTAATTTGAAGTTTTTGATTAGAAAATCGTATAACGCAGTACGTTTATTGATCCCAAAATCGTGCTTTTCATAAGGAAGATGAACATTCTCGACTTTATCTTTAGCACCATAATAACTGTACATTTTTTGCAGGTAAGGAAAATCGTGTTCAGGTGTATGTGCCGTCCAATCGCCACCGTCTGACACCAATAATTGCGGACGTGGAGCTGCCATTGCCGCTAACTCTACGTTATCGGTTCCACCACCACATTGATGAATAGGCATTCCACTTTCGCAAGGACAACCGCCATAAAAGTATGATGACATGGCAACCACTGGAGCACTTAATTTAATGCGGTCGTCCATGGCGGTCATTAAAATAGAATGACTTCCGGCACCCGATCCACCGCTGATTCCGATCCGGTTGATATCTGTTTCTTTTAGCGCACTGAAATAATCCAAAATTCTGATACCGCCTAAAGTTTGAACGGTTTGGGCCAGGCTTTTACGGTGATCTTCATATTTAAACTGCAACATGGATTCGCCCCATGCAAACAAATCGTAACTAAAGGCAATTGCCCCCATTTTGGCAATCATGGCGCAACGGATCTGGCAATCGGGCCGGTAACGTTGTTTTTCCCAATGTCCGTCCGGACTAAGTACAACAGGAATTTTTCCTTTAAACTTCAATGGTTTGTATAGTGAACCGTTAATCCATACGCCGGGTAAAATTTCTAATGCAATGTTCTCTACCGAATAGCCATCGAAAATTCTTTTTGCCGTTACAATCGGTTTTGAATTTGGTTTTGCAGGTAATGGCGATAGCAGTAAGGCTTTGTACAGTTCGGGCTTAATTTCTGCTTTACGTTTTTCCCAACTTGCCCGATCATGATATTTTGTAGCCAATTGGTCTAAGTATGCCCAACCATCCTGCACTTCCCAACGGTAATATTCATATTCCTTTAATTTGTAAACGCCGGGTTTTTCTTTGTTTACCTTCATATCCAAAGGTGTAAGCACATTCGTAAGTGTTTCGTCTACATCAGCCCTGAAACGCCAATCGGCATAGTTTACCCATTTATCTTTTACCTGAGGTTCTGAGTATTTGATTTGTACTTTAAAACGTGTTTGGATTTCTTTTAAAACATCAACAAGCGGTTTTTTATAGCGGTTATCGGTGTTTTGGCTTTGGGCGGAAAGATTATTTACAGCCGATATATATGCAATAAATAATATAGCAAAATATCTAAGCACCCTGCCCGTCATTGCGAGTGCTGATTTTTCATCAGCCGAAGCAATCTTTCTTGACAGGATAGATTGCCGCGTCGTGCCTCCTCGCAATGACGATCGACAAAATCTCAAAATGATGTTTCTAATTATATCTATCATTTTACCCTTCCTCATTTTTAGTTTCATTAATCACTGGTGCAGTATAACCTTTCAGTTTAGGCCAGATTCCATTTTTAATTTTCTTCAATTTCAACTTTGATGGATCTACCACTACATGTTTAATTTTTTCTCTTCTCCAGGTGTAAATGAAGTGCAACATACCATCAGCAGTTTGAATAACAGCTGGATAGGAATACTGGCTGATCGGTGAATCTTCCAAAATTAAAGCTGCAGACCATTCTTTGCCATCTTTGGAAACGGAAACATTTAATGGTGTTCTTGCACCTTTAGCCAGATCACCCGGAGGTAAAACATGGTTGTACACCAATACCTGGCGACCATCTTTCATGGTTACGGCATCTGTACCGGAATTGTTATTTGGCAAGGTGGTTTTGGTTAATGCCGACCAGGTTTCGCCATTATCATTAGACCATGCTTCTACAATTGCGCGGTTGGCAGTTCTGGCTAAAATCTGTAACTTTCCGTTTCCATACTGCAAAATACTGGGTTGAATGGCTTTAATACCGTTTTCAGGAAGAGGGCCAACTGTTCTCCAGGTTTTACCGTTGTCTTTTGTTACTTCAAAATGGATTTTCCAGCCGTCACCCTCTTTGCTTGATGGCGCGAATAAATTTTCGTTGCTCAATAAAACGGGTTTATTTTTTACAGGGCCAATATATCCATCGGGTAATTTGGTGGCTTCAGACCAGGTTTTCCCACCATCTTTTGAAGTTTTCATCATGCCCCACCACTCAGATGGTTTTGGGCCAATTTTATAAAACAGTAACAAATCTCCACCAGGAACCTGGTATAAAACCGGATTCCACGTTGGTAATCTTTTACCATCAGGTTGAATGCCATTGGCAACCGAGAACGGTGCTAACCATTTACCATCTACAAAGCGGCTGATGTAGATTTCTACATCGGGATTTCGTTCTTTTGTGCCGCCAAAAAATGAAGCGACTAAACCTGTCGGTGTTTCTGCTATTGTAGCTGAGTGGCACGAGGGAAATGGTGCTTTGTCGTACAAAAACTCTTGTTTTACGATTCCTTTTTGCCATTTCTCTACCTGGGCATTAGCACAAATTGTGATTGCGAAAATTAGATTGATGGTGATGTATATTTTTCTTTTAAACATAATGTTTTTTTGTTAACCAACTATTTATGAACGGTCGTTATTCCCAGCTTGACTGGGAATCTTAATGTGCTGGCAAGGCATTTATTTTGCTTTAAGATTCCCGCCTGCGCGAGAATTACGATATGGTTGAGGGAACCGCCTACTGTTTCTGTTTCGCTGCTTTCTCTTCCTTTATTTTCTTAGTATAGGCACTATAAAGTGTTCTCCAGCTACGACCATTATTGTTCAGCATTTGCTCTGATTTTGTTTTGTAAATCTCGAAAATGGCTGAAATTTGTTTCATGTTTTTATAATCTACAGCTTGCTCGCGGGCTTGTTTTAAGAAAGATAAAATTTTTGCTTCTTCATCTGCCGTTAAATCAGGAACGATTGCTTTATAACCTTTCATCGTAAAATCAACCTTTCCGATGGTGTATTTATCCAGAATGGTTTCCAGCTGTTCTGGTGTGAGGTTTTTTCTTAAGTCGTTTATTAAAGATTGATGCACAGTTGAAGGCATGGCAGAATCGGCAATAATTTGTTTATCCAGATCGCTTAATTTGTTTCCTGTAACCGGATTTATTCCATCAGGAACAGTTGAAGATGGATGATCGTTGTGCCAATATCTAACGGTGGTTAAATGAACCATGATGGCATTTTCTACCGCAGATTTTTTAGTAGCATCGGTTAAATTCAATGCAGCCACCCATTCTTTTGCCTTGGTTAAAATTTCTTCGGGCACCACAACATCTTTAGTTTGACTGAAGGTATTTACTGTGGTTAGTAGTAACGTCAGCAGCATAAATGGTTTTAAAAATTTTCTCATAATTGTATTTTAATTTCTGTTTCGGTTCGTGAAGACACAAACCGAGGCCTGTACCTGTAATCTTCTTTCGCCATGGTTCGTGTCACCACTAACCATTGTTTCATTTCCGCTCCACCACAAAAGCATAATCACCCGAGCCAATTTCATAAACAGCCCTATTTTGCTCCATTTTTATAAATTTTAAATCTTTAACCGATTTTATCTTTTCTGAAACTTCATTTTTGTTATTTGCAGGAATATACACCATTGCCGTAGTATTTGCGGGTATGGTTACATTCCATTTAAATTGATCGGCTGTTTTGGTATAACTACTTTTGATTGAGCCATAAACCGAATTGAAGCTCGCATTTACCGAATTTAAGCCGTTAATCATCTCTGGCTTCATGATGATCTTTTTAAAAGCTGCACTTTCTGATTTTATTCCAGCCAGATTTTCATAATACCAGATCAGTAAGTCACCAAGCATCATCACGTGGTTCTGCGAATTCATTTTCGGATCGGCAGTATTTCCATTCCAGAGTTCCCAAATGGTAGTTGCGCCGTTATCTACCATGTAACCCCAACTTGGATACGTTTTTTGTGTCGCTATGGTATAAGCCAAATCTGGTCGACCATAATCGTTTAAACAGCGCATTAACCACTGAATTCCCACTAAACCATTGCTCAAATGACCTTTGTTTGTCACTTCAACCGTATAAGTAATGTTCTTAAAAACCTGATCTACTTTATTTTGCGGAACCATCCCGAAGTAAAGCGGAATGATGTTATCAGTTAGCGCATTCGTAGCATAATAGCCTTGATCGTTATAATATTTCTGGTTGAAAGCGTCTTTGATTTTATTCCCCAGAAGCTCATATGCTTTTATATCTTCCTCATTCTTGCTTACCTTAGCAAATTGTATCATCAACTGGGTGAAATGATAATAATAAGCTGTCGAAATCAATTCTGATGGATACTTTTTATCTGCGCTTTTACCACGACCAAATTCGATGGTAATGGGTGGCATACACCAATCGCCGTAACTATCTTTCGTTAAAATGTAATCTTTCATGTAACGGTCTTGCATGTAAGCCAGCCACTTTTTCATGGCCGGATAGTTGTCCCGTACGGCAGAAACATCACCAGTTTGTTTGTATAACATTTCGGTAACTAAAAGCATTGCTCCAGGCCAGGTCATGTTATCGCTGTAATAACGCCAAAACGCCGGTGCAACATCCGGAATAGCACCATCTTCCTTTTGCGAATTCCGGATATCCTGCAGCCATTTTGCATAAAACCTGCCGTTATCAAAAAGGAAACTTTCTCCGTAAGCCACAGCGCCCCTATCGCCCAACCAAGGCATGCGTTCGTTACGTTGCGGACAATCAACCGGAATCCCCTTGTAACTTCCGGCAATTCCCCACCAGGCATTTTTGAAAATCTGATTGGTCAGCGCATCCGAAGTTTCGAAGGTTCCGACCGTTTTGATGTTATCGTAAATCATTTTGCCAACGAAATCGTTCAGTGATGGCTGGTAAGGATATCCTGAAAGTTCTACGTATCTAAACCCGCGGTAAGTAAACGTAGGTTCCCAGGTTTCTAATTCGCCACCTTTTAGGGTGTATAAATCGGTACATTTTGCATTGCGAAGATTAGCAGTAAAGAGTTCGCCATTATCTTGTAAAGATTCTGCAAAACGCATTTTGATCTGTTTGCCTTTTACACCTTTTACCTTGATTTGCAACCAACCTACCATGTTTTGACCCATATCCAAAATATATCGGCCACCGGAAAGTTTGGTGATTGAAACAGGCTTAATGGTATTCATCACCTTCATATTTTCATTTATCTGGGCCTCAATGGTTCCGGTTGGTTCTTGTACAAATTCTGCTTTCGCCCATTTGCTATCATCAAAACCTACCTTATTCCAGCCTGAAGCTTCTTTTGTAGCATCATATTCTTCGCCGTCATATTCGTTATTGGCTCTGATCGGCCCATCCGTTGTACCCTTCCAGCTATCATCGGTATCAATATTCGCTGTTGTTCCGTCAGTATAAACAATGTTGATGTTCATGAGCATTTTTGGAAAACCAAACGTTTTAATTTTATATGGCTTTTCATTCTGGCGCATCGCGAAAAAACGGCCATTTCCAAGTATTGCGCCAACTGCATTTTTACCATTCTGAAGGTAACCGGTTACATCGTAAGTGTTATATTTAACATTTCTGCTGTAATCGGTTGGCGATGGAGACAATACATCTTCCCCAACTTTTTTGCCGTTGATGTAGAGTTCATACAAACCCAAACCTATGATAGACGCTGTAGCCGATTTAATCTGTTTTGCACACTGAAACTCCTTTCTAAAATATCGTGCAGATAAACGGGAATCAGTTTTAATGTTATCCCATGGGAAAGCCCGGTCGAAACCAATCCAACCTTTTGGCCAATCTTTGTAATAAAGCAAACCCATGGAGAAAGAGTTGTTAGCCGACCAATCACTTTGGCCAGCAGTTGTCCAAACTTTAACCTTCCAGTAGGCTTTCATACGGCTTCTTAGTGCCATACCGTTATAGCCTACATGGATAGATTCTTGTTCGTTAACCTTTCCTGAGTCCCATAAATCGCCCTCATTTGCCTTTAATTTTTCTGCCGATGATGAAACTAAAATTTGATAAGCGGTTTGCAGTACATTACGCTCATTGGAAATGATATGCCAGGCAAAGCGAGGTTTTACAACATCAATTCCCAACGGATTTTCGAGCATTTCGCAGGTGGTATGCTGAAACGAGACTTGCGCCATCACCTTTGTAAAGGATAGAAAGCAAATGCTGATGATCGCTATGTAGAGTTTAATGTTCATTATACTTCGTATATGATTACACCGATTGTTGGATTGCACAGATTATATTATTTTTTTAAAAAAATTCGTCATTGCAGAGCTGGGCCTGAGCGAGCTGAAGCAATCTTTTTTGCTAATGTAATTGTGCTTCATAATTCCTTTATTGAGATTGCTTCGTCGTTCCTCCTCGCAATGACGAACTATGGAGTGAAAAATCAAAATACAAAGTCATATTCAATGCCCTATCCGGATCTTTATCAAAATCATAATAAATATTTTTCATTCCCATTGGCCCTGTTGTTTCTGGTTTTTGGGTTTTAGTACCAATTGCCGAAATCGCATTCATAAAGGAAATATCACCATCCGGAAATGTCGGACTCATGTTATCATATTCTGTATCTTTCGATTTTTTCGGTGTAAATAACCTTAAAAAAATATCTTCCTGATCGGTTACAACTTTGAATGATTGTTGCTTGCCAATAAATTCGCACCAGTACATATTTGAATAATAGCCTTTAAATTCAGGGTACTGCCAGGGTGCTTCACCTGTTGCCGAATTGTTATAATCATTTTTCCAAATACCAAAAGTTGTGCCTTTAATTCTGTTTTTCCAAACGCGGTATGGTCCGTTTCCTTTATATTCAACTGCTTTGATTTCTGTTTCAGGATAAGAAAAGTTAAGTCCAACAAAAGTGGTAAAGTAATCTGATGGAAAATATTTTACCTCCATTTTTAACCATCCTGACGGATAAATCGTCCACTGTAGCGTATTCCAGCTTTCCTTTTTATCAAATTTGGATGAAATCACTAAGTTCTCGCCATCCATTTTCTGAGTAAAACCTTTAAAGTTATTTACACCCTCCTGCAAAATAGGACCATTAGAAAAAGGTATTATCCCTTTAGCATTCCTGGCCTTTTGCAACAAACCAGTTATTTTGTCGAAAGTCAGATCAATACCGTTAGCAGATACCTGATAAACTTTTGCATCCTCTTTAACATTTACTTTTGAGGAACCTGTTTTTATAACGATTTTCTCTGCATCATCCTTAGGCAGCGTAATCGGGAAACTCCAGGTAAATAATTCTTTTCCATCAGGTGCATTAGCGGTGAGATAAAGTGCATCGAAGCTTCTCCAATCTGCTGGAAGATTAACCTGTAATTTTCCTTTTTCAAAAGGTTTGATGTTTGGCGCATCGGCTTTGCCAGATTTAAATGCTGCATCATCCCCAACTTTTAGTTTCTTCAATTTCCAGTTAAAAGTACATTGATTGAGGTTAGTAAATGCATAACGGTTTTCTAATGTAAACGAACCGTCAAATCCAGCAGTCATTTCTCTTTTTTCTACAAAAACAGGACTCCAGACTTCTTTAATGGTGAAAAAACTGCCTTCTTTTTCGTGGTAAGGTCCAACAATTCCATCAGGGCCATGGTTTCCGTCAGTATCTAATTCGCCGCTTTTATCGGTACGCACCACCGCCTGATCGGCAAAATCCCAAAGGAAACCACCAGCCGAAAGCGGATTGTTCCACATGGCATTCCAGTAATCTTCAATGCCTGCACCGTGACCGCCGTCCCACATACCATGCAGAAACTCTGTAGGCATTAAAATGTTGTGGCCGTGATCGTAGTTGCCAATTCCGTAATTAAACTCACGGTAATGTGTGGTTTCAAACCCATTAAAAACCTCCCAAGGATGAATTAAAGGTCTTTTTTGAAGATCTTCTTCAGCAAAAAGGTGATCGAGTTCGCGATTGTGTCCACCTTCGTTTCCATTTGCCCAAAATATAATTGATGGATGATTTTCATCATTCAGCATCATTTCTTTCATCAACTTCGTTCCCGTTGGCGTATCATAAGTGCCATGCCAGCCAGCCAGTTCATCCATTACAAATAAGCCGAGCGAATCGCAAACATCCAAAAAATGACCATCAGGCGGATAATGCGACATTCGAACGGCATTCATATTCATCTCTTTCATTAGTAAAACATCGGCAATGCTGATTTTTTTACTGGTTGTTCTACCGGATGACGGGTAAAATGAGTGACGGTTTACACCTTTGAATTTCATTTTTACACCATTGATGTAAACACCATCACGTTCTTTTACTTCAATTGTTCTAAAACCAATCTTTTTTGAAACCTGGTGAACCACTTTGCCATTTTTGATCAAGGCAAAGTTTGCAGTGTACAAGTTTGGAAACTCTGACGACCATAATGCCGGATTCGAAAACTGATGATTCAACTTTACACTTTTACTTCCCTTTTTTATTGGAGTGGTAAATCTATTACCGAATCTTTTTCCATCTTTCCCTAAAAGCTCCACCTCAACTTTATCTGCATCACCAGTATAATTTAATTGCGCATTTAAACTGCCATCAGCTCTGGCATCGATCTGAATCCGATTGATATGATTTTGCGGCAGCGATTCGAGATAAACAGTTCTGAAAATACCACCAAAGATCCAGAAATCGGCCTTACGTTCAGCTTCATTAACAGATTGATTTGCAGAATGCTTGGATACTTTTACTTCAAGTAAATTATCGGCACCAAATTTAATCAGTTTGGAAATGTCGTATTTAAAAACATAAAATGAACCCTGATGGATCTCTCCCGCCAACTGACCATTAATTTTGACTTCGGTATCGGTCATTGAGCCTTCAAAAACGACATTAATTTCCTTATTTTTCCAGGCAGAGGGAACCTTAAATTTGTACTTGTAAAGACCTTGTTCCTTGCCTTTATTTTCCTCTTTGTTAAAGCCATAATTATATTTCCCGAAACCTTGTAATTCCCAGTTTGAGGGCACTGGAATGGTAGTCCATTTACCAGAATTTGCTCCAGCTGTACAGAAGAAATCCCAGTTAACGGTATTATCATTTCCGGTTCCCGATAGGTATAATTTCTCTGTTTGCTGTGCTTTTAGCGAGCAGAATAGGGTTGTTAAACACAAGAAAAGTATAAATCTGCGTTTCATTAATTGGTTTTAAAAGTTTTAGTTAGTGGATTATCGGTACGGAAAGGTAAGGCAGGTAAACCATTGCTATAAAAGTTCCCTGAAGGGTTTTCCGTCCAATTATAACGCACGGCAACCGGTGTTTCAATTTCTTTTGAAGAAACGATAACCTTTCCATCTTTTACGACAACATCAGCATTCACAAATTTCCCGTCGTTTCCTGCAATGGTAAAACCGGTAATCGGACTAGACGAAGTTGCTTTTAAGTTATCGAAGTCCAATAAAGCTTTTCCATTTTTAAATGAAACTGATTTATAAATAGGTCCTGAAAAATCATTTTTTCGAAGGTAAGTTTTAGCTAAAGCCCAAAGCGCCAACCTTCTGCCTACCTCCCATTTGTATGTTGGGTGCAAATCTTCATTCGAGTCGGTTAAATCGTTTGTAGAAATCATCCCAGTGTTTGGCAAACGCAATAATTGTGTTTGTGCTTCCCAAAATTCGGGTTCTGTATTTTCATCAACAGGTACCTTACCTTTGGTTTTGGAGTAGTTAAAAGGCGCAATCTGAACATAATAAAATGGTAGATCGTTTTCTTTCCAGGCTTTCCTCCAGCTATTGATTAATACTTTCATTTTATAAGCATAGCTGATTTTCTCGTTCAGAAAACAATTGGTCTCGCCCTGATACCAAAGAAATCCGCGGATTTTAAATTGAGTTAAAGGTTCGATCATGGTCGGATAAAATTTACCGGGATCGTTACCCACTTTTTGATTTCTGAAATAATCCTCTTGTTCAAATGCATTTTCTGAAATCCAAGGTTCAATTGCACTTCCTGGAATGGCTGAAGAGATCATCCCAACAGGGATACCCAATTTTCCCTGAACTTCCTTTGCGTAGAAATAACCGACAGCTGAAAAAGCACGTAAAGCTGAATCTTTGGCTTCACTCCAGCTTTTATGGACAGAATCAGGTTTGATCAAAGTTTTGCGGTTAACCAGGAAAATTCTGATCTGATTATTCTTTGCTTTTGCCACTTCATCAGATGGGAAACCTAGTTTTTCATTCTTTGGTTTTGGGATCTTGGCCAGTTTGCGCATGGCGTATTCCATATTCGATTGACCGGAGCATACCCAAACTTCGCCTACCAGAATATTAGTAAGTTCAATCTTATTTGAGCCACTGATGGTCATGGTTTGAGGTTTTGTAGCTGTTTTTAATTGAGCTAAAACTACTCGCCAGTTTCCGTTTTTATCCGCAAGAGCTTCTTTTTTCTGGCCTGCAAACGTTACTTCTACTTTTTCGCCTGGTGAAGCATAACCCCAGATATTGATGGGCTTTTCGCGCTGCAAAACCATATTACTCGATAAAATTTGAGGTAGGAGGATTTTTGCGTTGGCGGAGAAGGAAAAAAGTGAAAGTAATGTCGTTATCGCCGTCATTGCGAGGAGGAACGACGAAGCAATCCTTCTAGCCTTTTGAAAAGATTGCTTCGCTTCGATGAAAAATCGAAAGCTCGCAATGACGATATATCTTAAAAACTTAACCATACTAAAATCCCTCCGTTTTTAAATACTTAATCGAATAAACAGCTTCCTTTTTCTCTGGTTCCCCCGCATTTTTCAAATCATAGGTTTGATCTGCAGGTGTATCTACATCAGGGAAACGACGAACATCGCCGGTGCGGAAAACAATTCTTGAAACATCAGCAAC
This genomic interval carries:
- a CDS encoding alpha-L-rhamnosidase; translated protein: MNIKLYIAIISICFLSFTKVMAQVSFQHTTCEMLENPLGIDVVKPRFAWHIISNERNVLQTAYQILVSSSAEKLKANEGDLWDSGKVNEQESIHVGYNGMALRSRMKAYWKVKVWTTAGQSDWSANNSFSMGLLYYKDWPKGWIGFDRAFPWDNIKTDSRLSARYFRKEFQCAKQIKSATASIIGLGLYELYINGKKVGEDVLSPSPTDYSRNVKYNTYDVTGYLQNGKNAVGAILGNGRFFAMRQNEKPYKIKTFGFPKMLMNINIVYTDGTTANIDTDDSWKGTTDGPIRANNEYDGEEYDATKEASGWNKVGFDDSKWAKAEFVQEPTGTIEAQINENMKVMNTIKPVSITKLSGGRYILDMGQNMVGWLQIKVKGVKGKQIKMRFAESLQDNGELFTANLRNAKCTDLYTLKGGELETWEPTFTYRGFRYVELSGYPYQPSLNDFVGKMIYDNIKTVGTFETSDALTNQIFKNAWWGIAGSYKGIPVDCPQRNERMPWLGDRGAVAYGESFLFDNGRFYAKWLQDIRNSQKEDGAIPDVAPAFWRYYSDNMTWPGAMLLVTEMLYKQTGDVSAVRDNYPAMKKWLAYMQDRYMKDYILTKDSYGDWCMPPITIEFGRGKSADKKYPSELISTAYYYHFTQLMIQFAKVSKNEEDIKAYELLGNKIKDAFNQKYYNDQGYYATNALTDNIIPLYFGMVPQNKVDQVFKNITYTVEVTNKGHLSNGLVGIQWLMRCLNDYGRPDLAYTIATQKTYPSWGYMVDNGATTIWELWNGNTADPKMNSQNHVMMLGDLLIWYYENLAGIKSESAAFKKIIMKPEMINGLNSVNASFNSVYGSIKSSYTKTADQFKWNVTIPANTTAMVYIPANNKNEVSEKIKSVKDLKFIKMEQNRAVYEIGSGDYAFVVERK
- a CDS encoding acetylxylan esterase, with the translated sequence MIDIIRNIILRFCRSSLRGGTTRQSILSRKIASADEKSALAMTGRVLRYFAILFIAYISAVNNLSAQSQNTDNRYKKPLVDVLKEIQTRFKVQIKYSEPQVKDKWVNYADWRFRADVDETLTNVLTPLDMKVNKEKPGVYKLKEYEYYRWEVQDGWAYLDQLATKYHDRASWEKRKAEIKPELYKALLLSPLPAKPNSKPIVTAKRIFDGYSVENIALEILPGVWINGSLYKPLKFKGKIPVVLSPDGHWEKQRYRPDCQIRCAMIAKMGAIAFSYDLFAWGESMLQFKYEDHRKSLAQTVQTLGGIRILDYFSALKETDINRIGISGGSGAGSHSILMTAMDDRIKLSAPVVAMSSYFYGGCPCESGMPIHQCGGGTDNVELAAMAAPRPQLLVSDGGDWTAHTPEHDFPYLQKMYSYYGAKDKVENVHLPYEKHDFGINKRTALYDFLIKNFKLNAVAVKDKTGKYAESKVTIEKENALYVFGDKGEKLPKNAVMGFENLEKLFPLSTSK
- a CDS encoding sugar phosphate isomerase/epimerase; the protein is MQHQNRRSFIGSMALLTGSLMIPGQLLLAAEKKGHFKVAVIDLMILKRQKISALPLAKEIGADGLEIDMGGLGARETFDNKLADPKIRQEYLDKAKELNLEICSLAMTGFYAQSFAKRPTYQKMIQDCLDTAKAMNIKVVFLPLGIQGDLVKNPELREPIVERLKVAGKMAARAGVTIGIESALDAKGELQLLKDIDCKHVKSYFNFSNAIKNGRDLHQELRILGKKNIVQIHATNEDGLWLQNDPKIDLHKVKETLDDLGWKGWLVVERSRDAKQPTNVKYNFTANTSYLKSIFQNNASSLQ
- a CDS encoding exo-alpha-sialidase; amino-acid sequence: MFKRKIYITINLIFAITICANAQVEKWQKGIVKQEFLYDKAPFPSCHSATIAETPTGLVASFFGGTKERNPDVEIYISRFVDGKWLAPFSVANGIQPDGKRLPTWNPVLYQVPGGDLLLFYKIGPKPSEWWGMMKTSKDGGKTWSEATKLPDGYIGPVKNKPVLLSNENLFAPSSKEGDGWKIHFEVTKDNGKTWRTVGPLPENGIKAIQPSILQYGNGKLQILARTANRAIVEAWSNDNGETWSALTKTTLPNNNSGTDAVTMKDGRQVLVYNHVLPPGDLAKGARTPLNVSVSKDGKEWSAALILEDSPISQYSYPAVIQTADGMLHFIYTWRREKIKHVVVDPSKLKLKKIKNGIWPKLKGYTAPVINETKNEEG
- the fdhD gene encoding formate dehydrogenase accessory sulfurtransferase FdhD, with product MRDTPSLSIRHMPVRKVSGAIAAPALDTLSVEEPLEIRIIYGAENNRTQKNISVTMRTPGQDLELALGFLFTEGIISGKDQVENISHLIMPCELNKENIIGVELIEGFIPDLLKSDRNFYTTSSCGVCGKGSIAAIRTVCPYSNSADEQEITLLPEVLYTLPNQLRAAQQNFAVTGGIHASGLFTMEGELLLLREDVGRHNALDKLIGAALAGDLLPLNQGILLLSGRASFELIQKAAMAGISIVAAIGAPSSLAVELASEFGITLLGFLREDRFNIYTTNERILIPISHEN
- a CDS encoding DUF3826 domain-containing protein → MRKFLKPFMLLTLLLTTVNTFSQTKDVVVPEEILTKAKEWVAALNLTDATKKSAVENAIMVHLTTVRYWHNDHPSSTVPDGINPVTGNKLSDLDKQIIADSAMPSTVHQSLINDLRKNLTPEQLETILDKYTIGKVDFTMKGYKAIVPDLTADEEAKILSFLKQAREQAVDYKNMKQISAIFEIYKTKSEQMLNNNGRSWRTLYSAYTKKIKEEKAAKQKQ